A genomic region of Erythrobacter sp. SCSIO 43205 contains the following coding sequences:
- a CDS encoding alpha/beta fold hydrolase encodes MAADTHIWREKAQYFDFQGHQIAYWTSENTSARPLLLVHGYPTCAWDWTSVWDRLAAHHHLIACDMLGFGLSDKPSGGYSIHKQVDIQEALLAHLAITEFDALVHDYGVSVGQELLARQQEGSSAQGLGKIVFLNGGIFPDQHRPVTMQKIGVSPFGFLLGLLINRERFGKSFSHVFGPNTKPGAQELDAFWGFISANAGNRIMHKLLHYIADRRRHKERWEAALVGAETKIGLINGALDPVSGRHAYDKWREVVPGARHHLLPTIGHYPQVEAPEEVAAKALEWLQP; translated from the coding sequence ATGGCAGCCGATACACACATTTGGCGCGAAAAGGCACAATATTTCGACTTTCAGGGCCATCAGATTGCCTATTGGACGTCCGAGAATACGTCTGCGCGCCCATTATTGCTCGTGCATGGCTATCCGACTTGTGCGTGGGATTGGACGAGCGTCTGGGATCGGCTGGCTGCGCATCACCATCTGATCGCCTGCGATATGCTGGGATTTGGGCTCTCTGATAAGCCGAGCGGCGGATATTCGATCCACAAACAGGTCGACATTCAAGAGGCGTTGTTGGCGCATCTCGCAATCACGGAATTTGACGCGCTGGTGCATGATTACGGCGTCTCGGTGGGACAGGAATTGCTCGCCCGACAACAGGAAGGATCAAGCGCTCAAGGCCTTGGCAAGATTGTCTTCCTCAACGGCGGCATCTTTCCCGATCAGCACCGTCCAGTGACGATGCAAAAGATCGGCGTTTCGCCCTTTGGGTTCCTGCTTGGCTTGCTCATTAACCGGGAGCGCTTCGGGAAGAGCTTCTCTCATGTGTTTGGGCCAAACACCAAGCCTGGCGCTCAAGAGTTGGACGCATTTTGGGGCTTCATCAGCGCAAATGCGGGCAACCGCATCATGCACAAACTGCTCCACTACATCGCTGACAGGCGTAGGCATAAGGAGCGCTGGGAAGCGGCTCTGGTGGGCGCGGAGACTAAGATCGGCCTGATCAACGGAGCGCTTGACCCCGTGTCTGGCCGCCACGCCTATGACAAGTGGCGCGAGGTGGTGCCGGGGGCGCGGCACCATTTGCTGCCTACCATTGGTCACTACCCGCAGGTTGAAGCGCCTGAAGAGGTCGCGGCCAAGGCGTTAGAGTGGCTTCAACCCTAA
- a CDS encoding DPP IV N-terminal domain-containing protein — protein MRLFLAAASAALLSTTALADDHMTQTPELTFERVFASPSLNGPTPRAVQFSPDGRYLTLLRNREEDSSRYDLWGFDLETSEWRMLVDSEAVGSGRELSEDEKMQRERERVGSLKGIITYQWASDASGVLVPIDGDLYFAKLDGSVQRLTDTEESELNPKLSPKAGYVSFIRDRQLWVGEVGEEAAPITPKEEDTIRWGEAEFVAQEEMSRLTGYWWKGDDTRLAVQRTDESPVGIVTRAAIGATGTQVFDQRYPVAGSENAIVELYVMDPDGGNRVKVDLGENTDIYIARVNWGPDGNLYVQRQNREQTVLDMLRVDPATGESEVWFTENAAREDYWINLSDNYRFLKDGSLLWWSERDGFGNFYRFDGNEWTQLTSLKEPVTKLVGINEDKDQLFFVAVEDVLTEQVYSTNLSKPSEPKRLTDTDYTNTASMDPTGSRLYVTRSAPDQPPQSYLAGDLGQQLTWVQENALSEEHPYTPFLMGHTMPEYGTIPAEDGTPLHYMMLKPEMEPGKKYPVFYYHYSGPGPQIVDKGWGGALAQAIVDKGYIYFALDNRGTANRGVDFEQPIYRAMGGVEVRDQKTGAEFLKTLDFVDPDKIALYGWSYGGYMTLKQLQADPGLYAAGVSGAPVTKWELYDTHYTERFMGDPREVPEAYEAASAIPDATKISDPLLLIHGMADDNVVFENSSELISVLQENNVPFEMMLYPGYTHRVSGEQISPHLWNTIFRFLEDNGVTPPE, from the coding sequence ATGCGATTGTTTCTCGCTGCCGCTTCTGCCGCACTTCTTTCCACCACAGCCCTGGCCGACGACCATATGACCCAAACCCCTGAGCTTACTTTTGAGCGCGTCTTTGCCTCGCCCTCATTGAACGGCCCAACCCCGCGCGCTGTTCAGTTTTCGCCCGATGGCCGCTATCTGACGCTGCTTCGGAACCGGGAGGAAGATTCCTCACGCTATGACCTGTGGGGCTTTGATCTCGAAACCAGCGAATGGCGGATGTTGGTGGATTCCGAAGCTGTCGGTTCGGGCCGCGAGCTTTCCGAAGACGAAAAGATGCAGCGCGAGCGGGAGCGTGTTGGGAGCCTTAAAGGCATTATCACCTATCAATGGGCGAGCGATGCGAGCGGCGTGCTCGTGCCGATTGATGGCGATTTGTATTTCGCCAAACTAGACGGAAGTGTTCAGCGCCTTACCGACACCGAAGAAAGCGAGCTGAACCCCAAACTCTCGCCAAAGGCAGGCTATGTCTCCTTCATTCGCGACCGCCAATTGTGGGTGGGCGAGGTCGGCGAGGAGGCTGCGCCGATCACGCCCAAGGAAGAGGACACCATCCGCTGGGGGGAGGCAGAGTTTGTCGCGCAAGAAGAGATGAGCCGCCTTACGGGCTATTGGTGGAAGGGCGATGACACGCGCCTTGCCGTTCAGCGCACCGATGAAAGCCCCGTTGGCATCGTCACGCGCGCAGCGATTGGTGCAACAGGTACGCAGGTGTTTGACCAGCGGTATCCGGTCGCAGGTTCAGAGAATGCGATTGTCGAACTTTATGTGATGGATCCTGACGGCGGGAACCGCGTGAAAGTCGATCTTGGCGAGAACACCGACATCTATATCGCGCGGGTTAATTGGGGCCCGGATGGCAATCTCTATGTCCAGCGCCAGAACCGCGAGCAGACCGTGCTCGATATGCTTCGTGTCGATCCTGCGACGGGTGAGAGCGAGGTCTGGTTCACTGAAAACGCGGCGCGCGAAGACTATTGGATCAACCTTTCCGACAACTATCGCTTCCTCAAGGACGGCTCGCTTCTGTGGTGGTCCGAGCGCGATGGCTTCGGCAATTTCTACCGCTTCGACGGCAACGAATGGACGCAGCTGACCAGCCTCAAAGAGCCTGTGACCAAGCTTGTCGGGATAAATGAGGATAAGGACCAGCTGTTCTTTGTAGCGGTCGAGGATGTGCTGACGGAACAGGTCTATTCGACAAATCTTTCAAAGCCTTCAGAGCCCAAGCGCCTGACCGACACTGACTACACCAACACCGCGAGCATGGACCCGACCGGAAGCCGTTTGTACGTCACCCGCTCGGCCCCCGACCAACCACCGCAAAGTTATCTCGCTGGCGATTTGGGCCAGCAACTCACTTGGGTGCAAGAAAACGCGCTTTCCGAAGAGCATCCCTACACGCCGTTCCTGATGGGTCACACCATGCCGGAATACGGCACTATTCCAGCAGAGGACGGGACGCCGCTTCACTACATGATGCTCAAGCCCGAGATGGAGCCGGGAAAAAAGTACCCCGTGTTCTACTACCACTATTCCGGACCAGGTCCGCAGATCGTGGACAAGGGCTGGGGCGGGGCGCTCGCTCAGGCGATTGTCGACAAGGGTTATATCTACTTCGCCCTCGACAACCGTGGCACGGCCAATCGCGGGGTCGATTTTGAGCAACCTATCTACCGCGCGATGGGCGGGGTTGAGGTTCGTGATCAAAAGACTGGCGCTGAGTTCTTGAAAACGCTGGACTTTGTCGATCCAGACAAGATCGCCCTCTATGGCTGGTCTTATGGCGGCTATATGACGCTAAAGCAGCTTCAGGCCGATCCGGGGCTTTATGCAGCGGGCGTATCGGGCGCGCCGGTAACCAAGTGGGAGCTTTACGACACCCACTATACCGAGCGTTTCATGGGTGACCCGCGTGAGGTGCCTGAGGCTTACGAGGCTGCAAGCGCCATTCCCGATGCCACCAAGATCAGCGACCCGCTGCTGCTGATACATGGCATGGCCGATGATAATGTGGTGTTTGAAAACTCGTCAGAGCTGATTAGCGTCCTTCAAGAGAACAACGTGCCCTTCGAGATGATGCTCTATCCCGGCTACACGCACCGTGTATCGGGTGAGCAGATCAGTCCGCATCTGTGGAATACGATTTTTCGCTTTCTTGAGGACAATGGGGTGACGCCGCCGGAATAG
- the rplS gene encoding 50S ribosomal protein L19: MNLIQQIEAEEISKVTKEIPNFRAGDTVRVGVKVVEGQRERIQNFEGVVIARSNRGMGSNFTVRKMSFGEGVERVFPLYAPIVDSITVVRRGVVRRAKLYYLRGRTGKRARIAERRENAPKS; the protein is encoded by the coding sequence GTGAACCTGATCCAGCAAATCGAAGCTGAAGAAATCAGCAAGGTTACAAAAGAAATTCCAAACTTTCGCGCAGGCGACACCGTTCGTGTTGGCGTGAAGGTTGTCGAAGGCCAACGTGAGCGTATTCAGAACTTTGAAGGCGTAGTCATTGCCCGTTCGAACCGCGGCATGGGCTCGAACTTCACTGTTCGCAAAATGAGCTTTGGCGAAGGTGTGGAGCGTGTGTTCCCACTCTATGCGCCAATCGTCGACAGCATCACCGTGGTGCGTCGCGGCGTTGTGCGCCGTGCGAAGCTCTACTATCTGCGTGGCCGCACCGGTAAGCGTGCGCGTATCGCGGAACGTCGGGAAAACGCTCCTAAGAGCTAA
- the trmD gene encoding tRNA (guanosine(37)-N1)-methyltransferase TrmD, with the protein MTFAATILTLYPEMFPGPLGASLAGRALERGDWSCATVNPRDFTTDKHRTVDDTPAGGGAGMVLRCDVMARALDSVLPSMGRGTARSGVEGQGETSAPSDRLRRPPPPVGEDVPVPILAMTPRGKPITQDRIREIASGPGVTILCGRFEGFDERLFEARPQIEEVCLADIVLSGGETAAITILDACIRLLPGVMGAASSGTEESFEDGLLEYPHYTRPYEWEGRTIPEVLRSGDHAKIAAWREAKAQEITRLRRPDLWERYCGDPVQSASGARQKKKDTDQ; encoded by the coding sequence ATGACCTTCGCCGCAACCATCCTCACGCTCTACCCAGAGATGTTCCCCGGTCCCCTTGGCGCGAGCCTTGCGGGTAGGGCGCTTGAGCGCGGCGATTGGTCTTGCGCTACGGTCAACCCGCGCGACTTTACCACGGATAAGCACCGAACCGTTGACGATACGCCTGCAGGCGGCGGGGCGGGGATGGTGCTAAGGTGCGATGTGATGGCGCGGGCTTTGGATTCAGTCCTCCCCAGCATGGGGAGGGGGACCGCGCGGAGCGGGGTGGAGGGGCAGGGCGAGACAAGCGCCCCCTCCGACCGCCTGCGGCGGCCACCTCCCCCAGTGGGGGAGGATGTTCCTGTGCCCATCCTCGCCATGACCCCGCGCGGCAAACCCATCACGCAAGACCGCATTCGCGAGATCGCCAGTGGCCCCGGCGTCACCATCCTGTGCGGACGGTTTGAGGGCTTTGACGAGCGCCTGTTCGAGGCTCGCCCGCAAATCGAAGAGGTTTGCCTTGCCGACATCGTTCTCTCAGGCGGGGAAACAGCCGCGATCACCATACTTGATGCTTGCATTCGGCTGCTTCCCGGCGTAATGGGCGCGGCTTCTAGTGGGACTGAAGAGTCGTTCGAGGACGGCCTTCTTGAGTATCCGCACTATACCCGACCTTACGAATGGGAAGGGCGCACGATCCCCGAAGTGCTGCGATCGGGGGATCATGCGAAGATTGCGGCTTGGCGTGAAGCAAAGGCGCAAGAGATCACTCGGTTACGCAGGCCGGACTTGTGGGAACGCTATTGTGGCGATCCGGTCCAGTCTGCCTCTGGCGCGCGGCAAAAGAAAAAGGATACGGACCAGTGA
- a CDS encoding TIGR04222 domain-containing membrane protein: MEFFSSYSGSDFLVFYVVMLLTCVAAGLWIPANLRPQGKRGEVDDLEEVAVLTGGADRLNVAVLSSLFAKGALESGDKKRLRVKRSEGADGDAERAVLAKVGDFTTSEAHKSIAAQAERVEARLIRRGLLMDSSERLRLRFLSALPYALLFLIGLYRQQAGAALGEPTGFLVVLLIVTFVFGLIRFFTGNKRTIAGQEVVKTMEENGSRLKRAPQANEAGFAVALFGTTVLVGTPWEPVHAARQAGSGGDAGYSGDSDGDGGGSGCGGGCGGCGG, translated from the coding sequence ATGGAATTTTTCAGTTCATATTCTGGCAGCGACTTTCTCGTCTTTTATGTGGTGATGCTTTTGACCTGCGTTGCTGCGGGGCTTTGGATCCCTGCGAACCTGCGCCCTCAAGGCAAGCGCGGTGAAGTGGACGATCTGGAAGAAGTCGCCGTGCTCACAGGTGGAGCGGATCGCTTGAATGTTGCGGTGCTTTCCTCGCTGTTCGCCAAGGGGGCATTGGAATCTGGCGACAAGAAAAGATTGCGGGTCAAAAGAAGCGAAGGCGCCGACGGTGATGCTGAGCGTGCAGTGCTAGCCAAGGTGGGCGATTTCACGACTTCCGAGGCGCACAAATCCATCGCTGCCCAAGCCGAGCGCGTGGAAGCGAGGTTGATCCGGCGCGGGCTCTTGATGGATTCATCTGAGCGCTTGCGCCTGCGCTTTTTATCGGCACTTCCTTATGCGTTGCTCTTTTTGATTGGTCTTTATCGCCAACAGGCAGGCGCAGCGCTGGGCGAGCCAACCGGCTTTCTTGTCGTGCTATTGATTGTGACATTCGTTTTTGGGCTGATCCGGTTTTTCACTGGTAACAAGCGCACCATTGCTGGCCAGGAAGTGGTCAAGACCATGGAAGAAAACGGCAGCCGCCTGAAACGCGCCCCGCAAGCCAATGAGGCGGGCTTTGCGGTTGCCTTGTTTGGAACGACGGTTCTTGTTGGTACGCCGTGGGAACCTGTCCACGCAGCGCGTCAGGCTGGCTCAGGCGGCGATGCAGGCTATAGCGGGGACAGTGATGGAGATGGAGGCGGTTCAGGCTGCGGAGGCGGCTGCGGTGGTTGCGGGGGCTAG
- the rimM gene encoding ribosome maturation factor RimM (Essential for efficient processing of 16S rRNA), which translates to MSSNEPIVLAAVTGAHGVAGEVRLKLLGEGLEALKAHKSFNSGELTLKKIRSDNKGGAVARFAEVNGRNAAEKLRGTTLSVPREELPQLAEDEYYHADLIGLEAQTDTGRVIGTVAAVQNYGATDIVEITLDPPPAKGMKTLLVPMTRQAVIEWDEQKLVIAQDFADQ; encoded by the coding sequence ATGAGTTCAAACGAACCGATTGTCCTTGCCGCCGTAACTGGCGCGCATGGCGTGGCGGGCGAGGTCCGTCTGAAACTGCTTGGCGAAGGGCTTGAGGCGCTGAAAGCGCATAAGAGCTTCAATTCAGGCGAGCTCACCCTCAAAAAAATTCGTTCTGATAACAAGGGCGGGGCGGTCGCTCGCTTTGCCGAAGTGAACGGGCGAAATGCTGCGGAAAAATTGCGCGGCACCACGCTTAGCGTACCGCGCGAAGAATTGCCGCAACTTGCCGAAGACGAATACTATCATGCCGACCTCATTGGCCTGGAGGCGCAGACCGATACAGGCCGCGTGATCGGCACGGTCGCAGCGGTACAGAATTATGGCGCGACCGACATCGTAGAAATTACCCTTGATCCCCCGCCAGCCAAGGGGATGAAGACGCTTCTTGTCCCCATGACCAGGCAGGCGGTGATCGAGTGGGATGAGCAAAAACTTGTCATCGCCCAGGATTTCGCCGACCAATAG
- the rpsP gene encoding 30S ribosomal protein S16, with protein MAVAIRLSRGGAKKRPYYRIVVSDSRAPRDGKYLEQIGTYNPLLAKDNPERVKLNEDRARHWLSVGAKPSDRVHRFLDAAGILEREARNNPNKGKPGEKAVERAEEKAEKAKEAEEAAKAAEEAAAEAPAEEAAPEEAAAEAPAEEAVGEEGGEEKPES; from the coding sequence ATGGCAGTTGCAATCCGTCTTTCGCGCGGTGGTGCGAAAAAGCGTCCCTACTACCGCATCGTCGTCTCTGACTCGCGAGCTCCGCGCGATGGTAAGTACCTTGAGCAAATCGGCACCTACAACCCGCTGCTCGCCAAGGACAATCCTGAGCGCGTGAAATTGAACGAAGACCGTGCCCGTCACTGGCTTTCGGTTGGTGCGAAGCCTTCGGACCGTGTACACCGCTTCCTCGATGCTGCTGGCATTCTTGAGCGTGAAGCACGCAACAACCCGAACAAGGGTAAGCCCGGCGAGAAAGCCGTAGAGCGTGCTGAAGAGAAGGCTGAGAAGGCGAAAGAAGCCGAAGAGGCAGCGAAAGCAGCTGAAGAAGCGGCAGCCGAAGCACCTGCTGAAGAAGCAGCGCCAGAAGAAGCAGCGGCAGAGGCTCCTGCTGAAGAAGCTGTTGGTGAAGAGGGCGGTGAAGAGAAGCCAGAGAGCTAA
- the ffh gene encoding signal recognition particle protein, with the protein MFDNLSDRLGGVFDKLKGRGSLKEQDVRDAMREVRVALLEADVALPVARRFIDAVTEKAVGQDVLKSVTPGQQVVKIVHDELVAMLTGEGDEVGAGEELNFNATPPVVIMMVGLQGSGKTTTTAKLGKLIRERHGKKAMMASLDVNRPAAQEQLKVLGEQVDVATLPIIEGQQPVDIARRAMGAAKLQNFDVLLLDTAGRLHVDEALMAEMKAVSQVSAPTEVLLVVDSLTGQDAVNVAQSFSGEVPLTGVVLTRMDGDARGGAALSMRAVTGKPIKFAGTGEKLDAIETFRPASVADRILGMGDVVSLVEKAAATIKEEEAAKLAENFEKGKFDLNDLRMQLKQMQNMGGLGMLAGMMPGMKKAKQALAASNMDDKVLVHMDAIIGSMTPKERANPNLMNAKRKKRVAAGSGTDVQTVNKLLKMHQEMSKAMKQLKKMGGLKSLAAMFGGGGMPPGMGGSMPGGLPGMGGPSGGLPPGLPGLGGPKKK; encoded by the coding sequence ATGTTTGACAACTTGTCCGACCGTCTTGGCGGGGTATTCGATAAACTTAAAGGCCGCGGCAGCCTCAAAGAGCAAGACGTTCGCGATGCGATGCGCGAGGTGCGCGTGGCATTGCTCGAAGCCGACGTCGCCCTTCCCGTTGCGCGCCGGTTTATTGATGCGGTAACAGAGAAGGCCGTTGGTCAAGACGTCCTCAAATCGGTCACACCGGGCCAGCAAGTCGTCAAGATCGTCCATGACGAACTTGTCGCCATGCTCACAGGCGAGGGCGACGAAGTTGGTGCTGGCGAAGAATTAAACTTCAACGCCACGCCGCCGGTTGTGATTATGATGGTGGGTCTTCAGGGCTCCGGTAAAACCACGACCACTGCAAAGCTTGGCAAGCTGATCCGCGAGCGCCACGGCAAGAAAGCCATGATGGCGTCCCTGGACGTGAACCGTCCGGCGGCGCAGGAACAGCTCAAGGTTTTGGGCGAACAGGTCGATGTCGCGACCCTGCCGATTATTGAAGGGCAACAGCCGGTCGATATCGCGCGGCGCGCAATGGGCGCGGCAAAGCTTCAAAACTTCGACGTTCTCCTGCTCGACACCGCAGGCCGCTTGCACGTCGACGAAGCTTTGATGGCCGAAATGAAGGCCGTATCGCAGGTTTCTGCGCCTACCGAAGTGCTCCTTGTTGTCGATAGCCTCACCGGTCAGGACGCGGTGAATGTCGCGCAAAGCTTTTCGGGTGAAGTACCGCTTACCGGCGTTGTGCTTACCCGTATGGACGGCGATGCCAGAGGCGGTGCTGCGCTATCGATGCGCGCGGTCACGGGCAAGCCGATCAAATTTGCAGGTACGGGCGAAAAGCTCGACGCCATTGAGACATTCCGCCCCGCTTCCGTTGCCGACCGTATCCTCGGCATGGGCGATGTTGTCAGCCTTGTTGAAAAGGCGGCAGCGACCATCAAAGAGGAAGAGGCGGCAAAGCTCGCTGAAAACTTCGAGAAGGGCAAATTCGACCTCAACGATCTGCGTATGCAATTGAAGCAAATGCAGAATATGGGTGGCCTCGGGATGCTTGCGGGCATGATGCCTGGCATGAAGAAGGCGAAGCAAGCGCTTGCTGCATCCAACATGGACGACAAAGTGCTGGTTCATATGGACGCGATTATCGGTTCGATGACGCCCAAAGAACGCGCCAATCCCAATTTGATGAACGCCAAGCGCAAGAAGCGTGTCGCCGCCGGTTCCGGTACAGATGTTCAGACCGTGAACAAGCTCCTGAAAATGCATCAGGAAATGTCCAAGGCGATGAAGCAATTGAAGAAAATGGGCGGCCTGAAAAGCCTTGCTGCCATGTTTGGTGGCGGCGGGATGCCCCCTGGCATGGGCGGATCAATGCCCGGTGGCCTACCCGGCATGGGCGGTCCCAGCGGCGGGCTCCCACCCGGTCTTCCCGGCCTTGGCGGTCCCAAAAAGAAATAA
- a CDS encoding FYDLN acid domain-containing protein, which yields MPKPEWGTKRTCPQTGERFYDLGNDNPVTSPNGHQWYPEPVLKSKQPIPIDDPEKAKNGEADTDLAADDEDDDLKDIENIDDAEDSPDNDVDLGGDDDLGVTASKDDDDNDDN from the coding sequence ATGCCTAAACCCGAATGGGGAACAAAGCGCACCTGCCCGCAAACGGGCGAGCGTTTTTATGATCTTGGCAATGATAACCCTGTGACAAGCCCGAACGGTCACCAGTGGTATCCAGAGCCTGTTCTGAAATCCAAGCAGCCAATTCCGATCGACGACCCTGAAAAGGCGAAGAACGGCGAAGCTGACACCGATCTGGCGGCTGATGATGAAGATGATGATCTCAAAGACATCGAAAATATCGACGACGCTGAAGACTCGCCCGATAACGATGTCGACCTTGGTGGCGACGACGATCTTGGCGTGACCGCATCGAAAGATGACGACGACAACGACGATAACTGA
- the aroA gene encoding 3-phosphoshikimate 1-carboxyvinyltransferase: protein MTSHTFTSSPPLKGRLTVPGDKSISHRSLMFAGLAVGESRITGLLEGEDVLATAAAMRKLGADIERLGDGTWVVYGAGLGSLLEPRTALDMGNSGTSTRLMMGLLASHAVSATFVGDASLSGRPMNRVIEPLSQMGASFEASSGGTLPCMVRGAFPAVPITYRLPVASAQVKSAVLIAGLNTPGITTVIEPVATRDHTERMLTGFGAQLEIGEDKGERVITIHGEADLTAMDVTVPGDPSSAAFFLVAASIIPGSDLVVENVGLNPTRAGIVTVLKQMGADIEELNAREVGGEPVADLRVRYAPLTGIDVDPAIVPSMVDEFPVLFVAAALAKGTTRCTGLEELRVKESDRIAVMAAALTAAGARVEEQEDGLTIYGTGGEPLNGTSGEPVKTHLDHRIAMSMAVAGLTSKNGVEVDDTAPIATSFPSFMELLEGASR from the coding sequence ATGACCAGTCATACATTCACATCATCGCCCCCGCTCAAGGGCCGTTTAACGGTTCCCGGCGACAAATCGATCAGCCACCGCTCCCTTATGTTCGCAGGGCTTGCCGTTGGAGAATCGCGCATCACCGGATTGCTTGAAGGCGAGGATGTCCTCGCCACCGCAGCGGCGATGCGCAAGCTGGGCGCTGATATTGAACGATTGGGAGACGGAACTTGGGTGGTTTACGGCGCAGGGCTTGGCAGCCTGCTCGAACCGCGCACCGCTCTTGATATGGGCAATTCTGGAACCTCGACGCGGCTGATGATGGGTCTTCTGGCAAGCCATGCCGTCAGTGCAACCTTTGTGGGCGATGCGAGCCTTTCTGGCCGTCCCATGAACCGCGTGATCGAGCCACTTAGCCAGATGGGCGCATCGTTTGAGGCGTCGAGCGGAGGCACCCTGCCCTGCATGGTGCGCGGCGCGTTTCCGGCAGTGCCAATCACATACCGCCTGCCCGTAGCGAGTGCGCAGGTAAAAAGCGCGGTCCTGATCGCTGGCCTCAACACGCCCGGTATTACAACGGTGATCGAGCCTGTCGCCACACGCGATCACACCGAGCGGATGCTTACCGGATTTGGCGCGCAGCTGGAGATCGGCGAAGACAAAGGCGAGCGCGTCATTACTATTCACGGTGAGGCGGACCTGACCGCGATGGATGTGACCGTCCCGGGCGACCCTTCATCAGCGGCATTCTTCCTCGTTGCGGCAAGCATCATTCCGGGAAGCGATCTTGTGGTCGAAAACGTCGGCCTCAATCCTACGCGCGCTGGCATTGTGACAGTGCTCAAGCAAATGGGCGCTGACATTGAGGAATTGAACGCCCGCGAAGTCGGCGGCGAGCCCGTCGCGGACCTGCGCGTCCGTTATGCTCCGCTTACCGGGATCGATGTGGACCCGGCCATCGTCCCAAGTATGGTGGATGAGTTCCCCGTTCTGTTTGTCGCCGCTGCTCTTGCCAAAGGAACCACGCGCTGCACGGGTCTTGAGGAATTGCGCGTTAAAGAAAGTGACCGCATCGCCGTAATGGCAGCCGCTCTCACCGCAGCAGGAGCCCGCGTTGAAGAGCAAGAGGACGGCCTCACCATCTACGGCACGGGCGGAGAGCCTCTTAACGGCACATCAGGCGAGCCTGTAAAAACGCATCTCGACCACCGGATTGCGATGAGCATGGCGGTGGCTGGCCTTACAAGCAAGAACGGTGTCGAAGTCGACGACACCGCTCCGATCGCGACGAGCTTTCCGAGCTTTATGGAGCTTCTCGAAGGGGCAAGTCGATGA
- a CDS encoding permease yields the protein MNTPLDIYSLIGFVGTACIIGAYAYLTYVDKPNPFILHGTNLTGAGLLTISLLVHTNWPSLVLEGFWAAIAIFGLYKALRARAQSDKTVQ from the coding sequence TTGAACACTCCGCTCGACATATACTCCCTCATCGGCTTCGTCGGCACGGCCTGCATCATCGGTGCCTACGCCTATCTGACTTATGTCGATAAGCCCAATCCCTTCATCCTCCACGGGACCAATCTCACTGGCGCAGGCCTGCTCACCATCAGCCTTCTGGTTCACACCAATTGGCCAAGTCTCGTGCTCGAAGGCTTTTGGGCGGCGATTGCCATATTTGGACTGTACAAAGCCTTGCGAGCCCGCGCGCAAAGCGACAAAACGGTGCAATGA
- a CDS encoding d(CMP) kinase, which produces MIIAVDGPTASGKGTIAKRLAAHFGVPCLDTGLLYRAVGRQVAMNGGDPDNPIDALAACDFPDALLDDDILRTEETGGLASRVSVHPEVREALFKRQRAFAEQPGGAVLDGRDIGTVIAPDADVKLFITASVQSRARRRWLEMVEKKLDHEEEIPLSEIEKDVVARDARDINRKDAPLKAAPDALVIDTTTFDREQAFELVREAVEEALAKT; this is translated from the coding sequence ATGATCATTGCCGTCGACGGGCCTACAGCATCAGGCAAAGGCACCATTGCCAAGAGGTTGGCCGCGCACTTTGGCGTGCCCTGTCTTGATACGGGCCTTCTTTACCGGGCGGTGGGGCGTCAGGTTGCGATGAATGGCGGCGATCCTGACAACCCGATAGATGCACTTGCAGCCTGCGATTTTCCCGATGCGCTGCTTGACGACGACATCCTTCGCACTGAGGAGACAGGCGGCCTTGCAAGCCGCGTCTCGGTTCACCCCGAAGTGCGCGAGGCCCTGTTCAAACGGCAACGCGCTTTTGCAGAGCAACCCGGCGGCGCGGTGCTGGACGGACGCGATATTGGCACCGTGATCGCGCCTGATGCGGACGTAAAGCTGTTCATCACCGCAAGCGTCCAATCCCGGGCACGACGTCGCTGGCTTGAGATGGTCGAGAAAAAACTCGACCACGAAGAGGAAATCCCGCTTTCTGAAATTGAGAAGGACGTTGTCGCCCGTGATGCGCGCGATATCAATCGTAAGGACGCGCCTCTTAAAGCCGCACCCGACGCCTTGGTGATCGATACCACCACTTTTGACCGCGAACAGGCTTTTGAACTGGTCCGCGAGGCGGTTGAAGAGGCTCTCGCCAAGACGTGA